The proteins below come from a single Serratia ficaria genomic window:
- a CDS encoding YbaB/EbfC family nucleoid-associated protein: MFGKGGLGNLMKQAQQMQEKMQQMQEEVAKLEVTGESGAGLVKVTINGAHNCRRVEIDPSLMEDDKDMLEDLIAAAFNDAARRIDETQKEKMASVSSGMQLPPGFKMPF; the protein is encoded by the coding sequence ATGTTTGGTAAAGGCGGTCTGGGCAACCTGATGAAGCAAGCCCAGCAAATGCAGGAAAAAATGCAGCAGATGCAGGAAGAAGTCGCCAAATTGGAAGTGACTGGCGAATCTGGCGCGGGCCTGGTGAAAGTGACCATCAACGGTGCGCACAACTGCCGTCGCGTGGAGATCGATCCCAGCCTGATGGAAGACGACAAGGATATGCTGGAAGACCTGATCGCCGCCGCGTTTAACGACGCCGCGCGCCGCATCGACGAAACCCAGAAAGAGAAAATGGCGTCCGTTTCCAGCGGCATGCAGTTGCCGCCTGGCTTCAAGATGCCGTTCTGA
- the priC gene encoding primosomal replication protein PriC: MSTQRLLQLLEQQIAALAAEVTPRGDAPIPQARFDAALFANRGTRLRDYLTEVQKNFAQLQTAANGSRTSQVAFLAEKLVAQIAALQRELATQALRRKNQPKEAVAVDLYHKLAEHQDYERRLISMIQDRESLLGRQTTLAAQQKLQHELAALEGRLMRCRQALARIERSIERKENGF; the protein is encoded by the coding sequence GTGAGCACTCAGCGTCTATTACAGCTGTTGGAACAACAAATTGCGGCCTTGGCCGCCGAGGTGACGCCGCGCGGCGACGCCCCGATCCCGCAGGCGCGCTTCGACGCCGCGCTGTTCGCCAACCGCGGCACGCGGCTGCGCGATTATCTGACCGAGGTGCAAAAGAACTTCGCCCAGCTGCAAACCGCCGCCAACGGCAGCCGCACCAGCCAGGTGGCCTTTTTGGCCGAGAAGCTGGTGGCGCAGATCGCCGCGCTGCAGCGCGAACTGGCGACCCAGGCGCTGCGCCGTAAAAATCAGCCGAAAGAAGCGGTGGCGGTCGATCTGTACCATAAACTGGCCGAGCATCAAGATTATGAACGCCGGCTCATCTCCATGATTCAGGATCGGGAGAGCCTGTTGGGGCGCCAAACCACGCTGGCGGCGCAGCAAAAGCTGCAGCACGAACTGGCGGCGCTGGAGGGCCGGCTGATGCGTTGCCGCCAGGCGTTGGCGCGCATCGAGCGCAGCATCGAACGAAAAGAAAACGGTTTTTGA
- a CDS encoding DsrE/DsrF/TusD sulfur relay family protein, with the protein MSSVVMIANGAAYGQESLFNALRLAIALKEQQAELDLRLFLMSDAVVAGLAGQQPHEGYHLQQMLEILTAQQVPVKLCKTCADARGVSRLPLADGVTIGTLVELAQWTLAAEKVLTF; encoded by the coding sequence ATGTCATCAGTCGTCATGATCGCCAACGGCGCCGCCTACGGCCAGGAATCGTTGTTCAATGCCCTGCGCCTGGCCATCGCGCTGAAAGAGCAGCAGGCAGAGCTCGATCTGCGGCTGTTCCTGATGTCCGATGCGGTGGTGGCCGGCCTCGCCGGGCAACAGCCGCACGAAGGCTACCATCTGCAGCAGATGCTCGAAATCCTCACCGCGCAGCAGGTGCCGGTCAAACTGTGCAAAACCTGCGCCGACGCGCGCGGCGTCAGCCGGCTGCCGCTGGCGGACGGCGTCACCATCGGCACGCTGGTGGAGCTGGCGCAATGGACGCTGGCGGCGGAGAAAGTGCTGACCTTCTGA
- the sdeX gene encoding multidrug efflux RND transporter periplasmic adaptor subunit SdeX → MNKNRGLTPLAAVLMLSGSLVLTGCNDKETQQQGAQQPAPEVGVVTLKAEPLNITTDLPGRTAAYRIAEVRPQVSGIILKRNFVEGSDIKAGTSLYQIDPATYQATYDSAKGDLAKAQASASIARTTVNRYKPLLGTSYISKQDYDTAVSNLQQADAAVVAAKAAVETARINLAYTKVTSPISGRIGKSAVTEGALVSNGQTTALSTVQQLDPMYVDVTQSSNDFLRLKQELASGSLKQENGKAKVKLLLENGAEYAQEGTLEFSDVTVDETTGSITIRALFPNPNDTLLPGMFVRARLDEGVRSDALLVPQQGVTRNPRGEATAMVVGADDKVELRTLKADQAIGDKWLVTDGLKAGDRVIVTGLMKVRPGAQVKAQEVDTQAQKQPQAEAQKS, encoded by the coding sequence ATGAACAAAAACAGAGGGTTAACGCCTCTGGCGGCAGTTCTGATGCTTTCAGGCAGCTTAGTGCTAACAGGATGTAACGATAAAGAAACCCAACAGCAAGGCGCCCAACAACCGGCTCCCGAAGTGGGCGTAGTGACCTTGAAGGCAGAGCCCCTCAACATTACTACCGATCTTCCTGGCCGTACTGCTGCGTATCGTATCGCCGAAGTTCGCCCTCAGGTCAGCGGCATCATCCTGAAGCGCAACTTCGTTGAAGGTAGCGACATCAAAGCCGGCACTTCCCTGTATCAAATCGATCCTGCCACCTATCAGGCCACCTACGACAGCGCCAAAGGCGACCTGGCCAAGGCGCAGGCCAGCGCGTCGATCGCGCGTACCACGGTGAACCGCTACAAGCCGTTGCTGGGCACCAGCTACATCAGCAAACAGGATTACGATACCGCCGTGTCCAACCTGCAGCAGGCTGACGCCGCCGTAGTGGCCGCGAAAGCCGCGGTGGAAACCGCGCGCATCAACCTGGCCTACACCAAGGTGACCTCCCCGATCTCCGGCCGCATCGGCAAATCCGCCGTGACCGAAGGCGCGCTGGTCAGCAACGGCCAGACCACCGCGCTGTCGACCGTGCAGCAGCTGGATCCGATGTACGTCGACGTGACCCAATCGAGCAACGATTTCCTGCGCCTGAAGCAGGAACTGGCCAGCGGCTCCCTGAAACAGGAAAACGGCAAGGCCAAGGTGAAACTGCTGCTGGAGAACGGTGCGGAGTATGCGCAGGAAGGCACGCTGGAATTCTCTGACGTCACCGTCGACGAGACCACCGGCTCCATCACCATCCGCGCCTTGTTCCCTAACCCGAACGATACGCTGCTGCCGGGCATGTTCGTACGCGCCCGCCTGGACGAAGGCGTGCGCAGCGATGCGCTGCTGGTGCCGCAGCAGGGTGTGACGCGCAACCCGCGCGGCGAAGCGACCGCCATGGTGGTGGGTGCAGACGATAAGGTCGAACTGCGCACGCTGAAGGCGGATCAGGCGATTGGCGACAAATGGCTGGTAACCGACGGCCTGAAAGCCGGCGACCGCGTGATTGTCACCGGCCTGATGAAGGTTCGCCCGGGCGCCCAGGTAAAAGCGCAGGAAGTTGACACTCAGGCGCAAAAACAGCCGCAGGCTGAAGCGCAGAAGTCATAA
- the rsmS gene encoding pleiotropic regulatory protein RsmS: protein MSLENASPELQLAVDLIYLLECNEIDPATALAALDIVKRDYQEKLQRTGVTSPYLPTGQ, encoded by the coding sequence ATGTCTCTGGAAAACGCCTCACCGGAATTACAGCTGGCGGTAGATTTGATTTACCTGCTGGAATGCAACGAAATAGATCCGGCCACCGCGCTGGCGGCGCTGGATATCGTCAAACGGGACTATCAGGAAAAGCTGCAGCGCACCGGCGTCACCTCCCCTTACCTGCCAACCGGCCAATAA
- the dnaX gene encoding DNA polymerase III subunit gamma/tau translates to MSYQVLARKWRPQTFADVVGQEHVLTALANGLSLGRIHHAYLFSGTRGVGKTTIARLLAKGLNCETGITATPCGQCDNCREIEQGRFVDLIEIDAASRTKVEDTRDLLDNVQYAPARGRFKVYLIDEVHMLSRHSFNALLKTLEEPPAHVKFLLATTDPQKLPVTILSRCLQFHLKALDVDQIRHQLETVLQAEQITSDARALQLLARAADGSMRDALSLTDQAIAMGQGQVTAATVSQMLGTLDDEQPLAILEALVSADGEKVMAQVAQAASRGVDWENLLVETLALLHRIAMVQLLPSMLDNHYAAVEQRLRELARTLPPADVQLYYQTLLIGRKELAYAPDRRMGVEMTLLRALAFHPKAVIPEPVALVQTAPAPLAQPAQQPQFQDAPPPLGQAAAPQNHQSTNLPDATAQLLKARTQLLRQGASTPKKSEPAAPGRARPANSALERLASVTERSQQRQAEKIVPEKPAKPEAYRWRALSEPEAAPEPLATPKALRTALEHEKTPELSAKLVVESLERDPWAAEIDKLKIPKLVQQLALNAFKQQPEAGKICLHLRPSQRHLNSPSAQKTLADALGELYGGPVELTVVEDDNPAERTPLEWRQAIYEEKLAQARQSIVADTNIQTLRRFFDADLDEESIRPI, encoded by the coding sequence ATGAGCTATCAGGTTCTTGCCCGTAAGTGGCGCCCTCAAACGTTTGCAGATGTCGTCGGACAGGAACATGTTCTGACCGCACTGGCTAACGGCCTCTCGCTGGGGCGGATCCATCACGCCTATCTGTTCTCGGGCACGCGCGGCGTGGGTAAAACCACCATTGCGCGCCTGCTGGCCAAAGGCCTGAACTGTGAAACCGGCATCACCGCCACGCCGTGCGGCCAATGCGACAACTGCCGCGAGATTGAGCAGGGGCGTTTTGTCGATCTGATCGAGATCGACGCCGCGTCCAGAACCAAGGTGGAAGACACCCGCGATCTGCTGGACAACGTGCAGTACGCGCCGGCCCGCGGCCGCTTCAAGGTCTACCTGATCGATGAAGTGCACATGCTCTCGCGTCACAGCTTCAACGCGCTGTTGAAGACGCTGGAAGAGCCGCCGGCGCACGTCAAATTCCTGTTGGCCACCACCGATCCGCAAAAATTGCCGGTCACCATTTTGTCCCGCTGTCTGCAGTTCCATCTCAAGGCGCTGGACGTCGATCAGATCCGCCACCAGCTTGAAACGGTACTGCAGGCTGAGCAGATAACCAGCGACGCCCGCGCGCTGCAGCTGCTGGCGCGCGCCGCCGACGGCAGCATGCGCGACGCGCTGAGCCTGACCGACCAGGCGATCGCCATGGGGCAGGGGCAGGTCACCGCCGCCACCGTCAGCCAGATGCTCGGCACCCTCGATGACGAACAGCCGCTGGCGATCCTCGAAGCGCTGGTCAGCGCCGACGGCGAGAAGGTGATGGCGCAGGTCGCGCAGGCCGCCTCGCGCGGCGTGGACTGGGAAAACCTGTTGGTGGAGACGCTGGCGCTGCTGCACCGCATTGCGATGGTGCAACTGCTGCCTTCGATGCTCGACAACCACTACGCCGCCGTTGAACAGCGGCTGCGTGAGCTGGCGCGCACCTTGCCGCCGGCGGACGTGCAGCTTTATTACCAGACGCTGCTGATTGGCCGCAAAGAGCTGGCTTACGCGCCGGATCGCCGCATGGGGGTGGAAATGACCCTGCTGCGCGCCCTGGCGTTTCACCCGAAAGCGGTGATCCCGGAGCCGGTGGCGCTGGTGCAGACCGCGCCGGCGCCGTTGGCGCAGCCGGCTCAACAGCCGCAGTTTCAGGACGCGCCGCCGCCGTTAGGGCAGGCCGCCGCGCCGCAAAATCATCAATCGACGAATTTACCGGATGCCACCGCCCAGCTGTTGAAAGCGCGAACCCAGCTGTTGCGGCAGGGAGCATCCACGCCAAAAAAGAGTGAGCCGGCGGCGCCAGGAAGAGCGCGGCCGGCAAACTCAGCGCTGGAGCGATTAGCTTCCGTGACTGAGCGCAGCCAGCAGCGCCAGGCGGAAAAGATCGTGCCGGAAAAACCGGCCAAGCCGGAGGCCTACCGCTGGCGCGCCCTGAGCGAACCGGAGGCCGCGCCGGAGCCGCTGGCGACGCCGAAGGCGCTGCGCACCGCGCTGGAGCACGAGAAGACCCCGGAACTGTCGGCCAAGCTGGTGGTGGAGTCGCTGGAGCGCGATCCCTGGGCGGCGGAAATCGATAAGCTGAAGATCCCGAAGCTGGTGCAGCAGCTGGCGTTGAACGCCTTTAAGCAGCAGCCGGAAGCGGGCAAGATTTGTCTCCACCTGCGGCCTTCGCAGCGCCATCTGAATTCGCCGTCGGCGCAGAAGACGCTGGCCGACGCGCTCGGCGAGCTGTACGGCGGCCCGGTCGAACTGACCGTGGTGGAAGACGATAACCCGGCGGAGCGGACTCCGCTGGAATGGCGGCAAGCCATTTATGAAGAAAAGCTGGCGCAGGCGCGCCAGTCCATCGTTGCGGATACCAACATCCAGACGCTGCGTCGTTTCTTTGACGCGGATCTGGATGAAGAGAGTATTCGCCCCATTTAA
- the acrR gene encoding multidrug efflux transporter transcriptional repressor AcrR translates to MARKTKQQAQETRQHILDAAVREFSERGVSATSLTDIATAAGVTRGAIYWHFKNKVDLFNEVWESTEPKIDELETEYQAKYPDNPLRVIREILIYILTSTVEDARRRALMEIIFHKCEFVGEMMPLLDSRKVLYLAGYERIEAVLYNCVHHGQLPVDLHTRRAAVILRAYISGLMENWLFMPESFDLRAEAGALVDSFLEMLQFCPTLRLRPEEQTAG, encoded by the coding sequence ATGGCACGAAAAACCAAACAGCAGGCGCAAGAAACTCGACAGCATATTCTTGATGCTGCGGTGAGAGAATTCTCTGAGCGTGGCGTTTCTGCAACGTCACTGACAGATATTGCCACCGCTGCCGGGGTTACGCGTGGTGCAATTTACTGGCACTTCAAGAATAAGGTAGACCTGTTTAATGAAGTTTGGGAATCTACAGAGCCGAAAATAGACGAACTCGAAACAGAGTATCAGGCAAAGTACCCGGATAATCCACTGCGCGTTATCAGAGAAATTCTGATTTACATTCTGACGTCTACGGTTGAAGACGCGCGCCGCAGAGCCTTGATGGAAATTATATTCCACAAATGTGAATTTGTTGGCGAAATGATGCCGCTGCTGGACTCGCGAAAAGTGCTGTACCTTGCCGGCTACGAGCGCATCGAGGCGGTGTTGTATAATTGCGTGCATCACGGCCAACTGCCCGTCGACCTTCACACCCGCCGCGCGGCGGTGATCCTGCGCGCCTATATCAGCGGCCTGATGGAAAACTGGCTGTTTATGCCCGAAAGCTTTGACCTGCGGGCTGAAGCCGGCGCGCTGGTGGACAGCTTCCTCGAAATGCTGCAGTTTTGTCCGACGCTGCGGCTCCGGCCGGAAGAGCAGACGGCCGGCTAA
- the recR gene encoding recombination mediator RecR: MQTSPLLESLMEALRCLPGVGPKSAQRMAFQLLQRDRSGGMRLAQALTRAMSEIGHCADCRTFTEQDICTICANPRRQQNGQICVVETPADIHAIEQTGQFAGRYFVLMGHLSPLDGIGPGDIGLDRLEQRLEKESITEVILATNPTVEGDATANYIAEMCGQYGVLASRIAHGVPVGGELEMVDGTTLSHSLAGRHAIKF, from the coding sequence ATGCAAACCAGCCCGCTCCTTGAGTCATTGATGGAGGCGCTGCGCTGCCTGCCGGGCGTCGGCCCGAAGTCGGCGCAGCGCATGGCGTTTCAGCTGCTGCAGCGCGATCGCAGCGGCGGCATGCGCCTGGCGCAGGCGCTGACGCGCGCCATGTCGGAAATCGGCCACTGCGCCGACTGCCGTACCTTTACCGAGCAGGACATCTGCACCATCTGCGCCAATCCGCGCCGTCAGCAAAACGGCCAGATTTGCGTGGTGGAGACGCCGGCCGATATTCACGCCATCGAGCAGACCGGCCAGTTCGCCGGGCGCTACTTTGTGCTGATGGGCCACCTGTCGCCGCTGGACGGCATCGGGCCAGGCGATATCGGCCTGGATCGGCTGGAGCAACGGCTGGAAAAGGAAAGCATTACCGAAGTGATCCTCGCCACCAATCCGACGGTGGAAGGGGATGCGACGGCCAACTACATCGCCGAGATGTGCGGCCAGTACGGGGTGCTCGCCAGCCGCATCGCCCACGGCGTACCGGTGGGCGGCGAGCTGGAGATGGTCGACGGCACCACGTTGTCGCACTCTCTGGCCGGGCGTCACGCCATCAAGTTCTGA
- the sdeY gene encoding multidrug efflux RND transporter permease subunit SdeY produces MAKFFIDRPIFAWVIAIIVMLAGVLAIMKLPIAQYPTIAPPAVSISATYPGADATTVQDTVTQIIEQNMNGIDNLMYMSSTSDSSGSVTITLTFDSGTDPDIAQVQVQNKLSLATPLLPQEVQQQGLKVEKSSSSFLMVAGFVSDDPSMTQDDIADYVASNIKDPISRSSGVGEVQLFGAQYAMRIWLDPNKLNNFQLTTTDVTSAITEQNNQIAAGQLGGMPPVPGQQLNASIIAQTRLTSPEEFGKILLKVNADGSQVRLRDVARIERGGESYAVTARYNGKPAAGLGIKLATGANALNTAQGVKDALTKMQPFFPQGMKVVYPYDTTPFVKISINEVVKTLIEAIILVFLVMYLFLQNFRATLIPTIAVPVVLLGTFAILAAFGFSINTLTMFGMVLAIGLLVDDAIVVVENVERVMSEEGLPPKEATRKSMGQIQGALVGIAMVLSAVFIPMAFFGGSTGAIYRQFSITIVSAMALSVLVAMILTPALCATMLKPIPKGDHGVKTGFFGWFNRMFEKSTHHYTDSVGSILRSTGRYLVIYLLIVVGMGLLFLRLPSSFLPDEDQGILLTMVQLPAGATEARTSKVLEEVTDYFLTKEKDNVVSVFTVAGFGFNGNGQNNGLSFVSLKDWSERSGEQNKVPAIAGRAMGAFSQIKDGLVFPFNLPAIIELGTATGFDFQLIDQGGLGHEKLTEARNQLLGMAAQHPDVLVGMRPNGLEDTPQFKLIIDQEKAKALGVSITTINSTLTTALGGSYVNDFIDRGRVKKVYVQSDAPFRMLPEDINKWFVRGTSGQMVPFSAFSSAKWEYGSPRLERYNGLPSMEILGQAAPGKSTGEAMSLMEELSSKLPSGIGYDWTGMSYQERLSGNQAPALYAISILVVFLCLAALYESWSIPFSVMLVLPLGVIGALLAATMRGMNNDVYFQVGLLTTIGLSAKNAILIVEFAKDLMEKEGKGLIEATLEAVRMRLRPILMTSLAFILGVLPLVISSGAGSGAQNAVGTGVMGGMITATVLAIFFVPVFFVVVRRRFSKKSEDLEHSHSVDHH; encoded by the coding sequence ATGGCTAAGTTCTTTATAGATCGCCCGATTTTCGCCTGGGTAATCGCCATCATCGTCATGTTGGCGGGGGTGCTTGCAATAATGAAACTGCCGATCGCGCAGTATCCCACTATTGCACCACCGGCGGTGAGTATTTCCGCCACCTACCCGGGCGCAGATGCCACGACGGTGCAGGACACCGTGACGCAGATTATCGAACAGAACATGAACGGTATCGATAATCTGATGTACATGTCCTCCACCAGTGATTCCTCTGGTAGCGTCACCATTACCCTGACGTTTGACTCCGGCACCGATCCTGACATCGCGCAGGTGCAGGTCCAGAACAAACTGTCGTTGGCCACCCCGCTGTTGCCGCAGGAAGTGCAGCAACAGGGCCTGAAAGTAGAAAAATCCAGCAGCAGCTTCCTGATGGTGGCCGGCTTCGTTTCCGACGATCCGAGCATGACTCAGGATGACATTGCGGACTACGTGGCCTCCAACATCAAGGATCCCATCAGCCGTTCGTCCGGCGTGGGTGAAGTGCAGCTGTTCGGCGCCCAGTACGCCATGCGCATCTGGCTGGACCCGAACAAGCTGAATAACTTCCAGCTGACCACCACCGACGTGACCTCGGCCATCACCGAGCAGAACAACCAGATCGCCGCAGGGCAGCTGGGCGGCATGCCGCCGGTGCCGGGGCAGCAGCTTAACGCCTCGATCATCGCGCAGACCCGCCTGACCTCGCCGGAAGAGTTCGGCAAGATCCTGCTGAAGGTGAACGCCGACGGTTCTCAGGTTCGCCTGCGTGACGTGGCGCGCATTGAGCGCGGCGGTGAAAGCTATGCCGTAACCGCGCGTTACAACGGCAAACCGGCTGCCGGCCTGGGTATCAAACTGGCCACCGGCGCCAACGCCCTGAACACCGCCCAAGGTGTGAAAGACGCGCTGACCAAGATGCAACCTTTCTTCCCGCAGGGGATGAAAGTGGTTTATCCGTACGACACTACGCCGTTCGTTAAAATCTCCATCAACGAAGTAGTGAAAACGCTGATCGAAGCCATCATCCTGGTGTTCCTGGTGATGTATCTGTTCCTGCAGAACTTCCGCGCCACGCTGATCCCGACCATCGCGGTGCCGGTGGTGCTGCTGGGGACCTTTGCGATCCTGGCGGCGTTCGGCTTCTCGATAAACACCCTGACGATGTTCGGCATGGTGCTGGCGATAGGCCTGTTGGTGGACGACGCCATCGTGGTGGTGGAAAACGTCGAGCGCGTGATGTCCGAAGAGGGGCTGCCGCCGAAAGAAGCCACCCGCAAATCGATGGGCCAGATCCAGGGCGCGCTGGTGGGCATCGCCATGGTGCTGTCGGCGGTATTTATCCCGATGGCGTTCTTCGGCGGCTCCACCGGCGCCATCTACCGTCAGTTCTCGATCACCATCGTTTCCGCGATGGCGCTGTCGGTGCTGGTGGCGATGATCCTGACGCCGGCGCTGTGCGCCACCATGCTGAAACCTATCCCGAAAGGCGACCACGGGGTTAAAACCGGCTTCTTCGGCTGGTTCAACCGCATGTTCGAAAAGAGCACCCACCACTACACCGACAGCGTGGGCAGCATTCTGCGCAGCACCGGCCGTTATCTGGTGATCTACCTGCTGATCGTGGTTGGCATGGGGCTGCTGTTCCTGCGCCTGCCTTCCTCGTTCCTGCCGGACGAAGACCAGGGCATCCTGCTGACCATGGTGCAGCTGCCTGCCGGCGCCACCGAGGCCCGTACCTCCAAGGTGCTGGAAGAAGTCACCGACTACTTCCTGACCAAGGAAAAGGACAACGTGGTGTCGGTGTTTACCGTCGCGGGCTTCGGCTTCAACGGTAACGGCCAGAACAACGGTCTGTCGTTCGTCAGCCTGAAAGACTGGTCCGAACGTAGCGGTGAACAAAATAAAGTGCCGGCGATTGCCGGGCGTGCGATGGGCGCTTTCTCGCAGATCAAAGACGGCCTGGTGTTCCCGTTCAACCTGCCGGCGATTATCGAGCTCGGCACCGCGACCGGTTTCGACTTCCAGCTGATCGACCAGGGCGGCCTGGGGCACGAGAAACTGACCGAAGCGCGTAACCAGCTGTTGGGCATGGCCGCTCAGCATCCGGACGTGCTGGTGGGCATGCGTCCCAACGGCCTGGAAGATACGCCGCAGTTCAAACTGATCATCGATCAGGAAAAAGCCAAGGCGCTGGGCGTGAGCATCACCACCATCAACAGTACGCTGACCACCGCGCTGGGCGGTTCGTACGTCAACGACTTCATCGACCGCGGCCGCGTGAAGAAGGTGTACGTACAGTCCGACGCGCCGTTCCGTATGTTGCCGGAAGACATCAACAAGTGGTTTGTCCGCGGCACCAGCGGCCAGATGGTTCCTTTCTCCGCCTTCTCGTCGGCGAAATGGGAATACGGCTCGCCGCGTCTGGAACGCTATAACGGTCTGCCTTCGATGGAGATCCTGGGCCAGGCGGCACCGGGCAAGAGTACCGGTGAAGCGATGAGCCTGATGGAAGAGCTGTCGTCCAAACTGCCAAGCGGCATCGGCTACGACTGGACCGGCATGTCCTATCAGGAACGTTTGTCCGGCAACCAGGCCCCTGCCCTGTACGCCATCTCGATTCTGGTGGTGTTCCTGTGTCTGGCGGCGCTGTATGAAAGCTGGTCGATTCCGTTCTCGGTCATGCTGGTGCTGCCGCTGGGGGTAATCGGCGCGTTGCTGGCGGCCACCATGCGCGGCATGAACAACGACGTTTACTTCCAGGTGGGGCTGTTGACCACCATCGGCCTGTCGGCGAAGAACGCCATCCTGATCGTGGAATTCGCCAAGGATCTGATGGAGAAAGAAGGCAAAGGTCTGATCGAGGCGACGCTGGAAGCGGTGCGCATGCGTCTGCGCCCCATCCTGATGACCTCGCTGGCGTTCATCCTCGGGGTACTGCCGCTGGTTATCAGCAGCGGCGCGGGCTCCGGCGCGCAAAACGCGGTAGGTACCGGCGTAATGGGCGGGATGATTACCGCCACCGTGCTGGCTATCTTCTTCGTACCGGTGTTCTTCGTGGTGGTTCGCCGCCGCTTCAGCAAGAAGTCTGAAGACCTGGAACACAGCCATTCGGTTGACCATCACTGA
- the apt gene encoding adenine phosphoribosyltransferase yields the protein MTATAQQLQFIKDSIKTIPDYPKPGILFRDVTSLLENPLAYAASIELLVERYREAGVTKVVGTEARGFLFGAPVALALGVGFVPVRKPGKLPRATLSESYELEYGTDRLEIHTDAIVAGDKVLVVDDLLATGGTIEATTKLIRRLGGEVKDAAFIINLPDLGGEARLNRLGIECYCLVDFAGH from the coding sequence ATGACCGCTACCGCGCAGCAGCTTCAGTTTATTAAAGACAGTATCAAAACCATCCCGGATTACCCAAAGCCGGGCATCCTGTTCCGCGACGTGACCAGCCTGCTGGAAAATCCGTTGGCTTACGCCGCCAGCATCGAACTGCTGGTTGAGCGCTATCGCGAAGCGGGCGTGACCAAGGTGGTGGGTACCGAAGCGCGCGGTTTCCTGTTCGGCGCGCCCGTCGCGTTGGCGCTGGGCGTCGGCTTTGTGCCGGTGCGCAAACCGGGCAAACTGCCGCGCGCCACCCTCAGCGAAAGCTATGAGCTGGAATACGGCACCGATCGGCTGGAGATCCACACCGACGCCATCGTCGCCGGCGACAAGGTGCTGGTGGTCGACGATCTGCTGGCCACCGGCGGCACCATCGAAGCCACCACCAAGCTGATCCGCCGTCTGGGCGGTGAAGTGAAAGACGCCGCTTTCATTATCAACCTGCCTGATCTGGGCGGTGAAGCGCGTTTGAACCGGCTGGGCATCGAATGCTACTGCCTGGTCGACTTCGCCGGTCACTGA
- a CDS encoding DUF454 family protein: protein MTRWLLIILGWLSVVLATLGVVLPLLPTTPFLLLAAWCFARSSPRFHHWLLYRSWFGSYLRHWQQHRALPPGAKWKAVLAIVLTFAVSLWLVKIWWVRALLLLMMAVLLLFMLRLPVIDLSQQKRR, encoded by the coding sequence ATGACGCGTTGGCTATTGATAATCCTCGGGTGGCTGTCGGTGGTGCTGGCGACGCTGGGCGTGGTGCTGCCGCTGTTGCCGACCACGCCGTTCTTGCTGCTGGCCGCCTGGTGCTTCGCGCGCTCGTCGCCGCGGTTTCATCATTGGCTGCTGTACCGCTCCTGGTTCGGTTCTTATCTGCGCCACTGGCAGCAGCATCGTGCCCTGCCGCCGGGGGCGAAATGGAAGGCGGTGCTGGCGATCGTACTGACCTTTGCGGTATCGCTGTGGCTGGTGAAAATCTGGTGGGTGCGTGCGCTGCTGTTGCTGATGATGGCCGTTTTGCTGCTCTTTATGCTGCGCCTGCCGGTTATTGACCTGTCGCAACAAAAACGGCGCTGA